One window from the genome of Pantoea cypripedii encodes:
- the fadJ gene encoding fatty acid oxidation complex subunit alpha FadJ: MSDSAFHLHMRLDHIGVITIDVPGEKMNTLKAEFVPQIMAVLAEARRDPQLAGLVLISCKRDNFIAGADISMIDRCTTAEEAEALARQGQEVMAIIAALPFPVVAAIHGACLGGGLELALACDARICSLDDKTRLGLPEVQLGLLPGSGGTQRLPRLIGVQQALPLILTGKQLRAKQALKLGIVDDAVPQSILLETAVARVLQGKKTLRTLPCRDRLMQGPIARHLLFALAKRQTDSKTHGNYPAADRILQVVRTGLEQGSSAGHEAEARAFGQLAMTSESAALRGLFFASTAMKKEAFADAAPHELTHIGVLGGGLMGGGIASVTALNAGLPVRIRDINLSGINHALQYSWDRLTQRLKRRQINAAQRQQQMALISGSQDYQGFARRDLVIEAVFEDLALKQQMVAEIESHCQPHTVFASNTSSLPISAIAANAQRPENVIGLHFFSPVDKMPLVEVIPHSGTSAQTLATTVQLARELGKTAVVVADQPGFYVNRILAPYINEAIRCLLEGEPIEHIDRALVKFGFPVGPLQLLDEVGIDVGSKISPILQQAYGERFSAPEAVGKILADDRKGRKNGKGFYLYLRSRWPTKRKADVSIYRLLGIKPQAQQSELQIATRCVMMMLNEAARCLDEGVIRSARDGDIAAVFGIGFPPFLGGPFHYMDQRGAGEMVNTLNALMQRHGDRFTPCDALMTALQQQTKFYISAQI, translated from the coding sequence ATGAGTGATTCCGCATTCCACCTGCACATGCGCCTCGACCATATCGGTGTGATCACCATCGATGTACCGGGTGAAAAGATGAACACCCTGAAGGCGGAGTTTGTGCCGCAGATTATGGCGGTGCTGGCTGAAGCGCGGCGCGATCCGCAGCTGGCGGGGCTGGTGTTAATCTCCTGCAAACGCGATAACTTTATCGCCGGGGCGGATATCAGCATGATTGACAGATGTACGACTGCCGAAGAAGCCGAGGCCCTGGCACGCCAGGGGCAGGAAGTGATGGCGATCATTGCCGCGCTGCCTTTCCCGGTGGTGGCGGCGATTCACGGTGCCTGTCTCGGCGGTGGCCTGGAACTGGCGCTGGCATGCGACGCGCGTATCTGTTCGCTCGATGACAAAACCCGTCTTGGCCTGCCGGAAGTCCAGCTGGGCTTATTGCCGGGCTCCGGAGGCACGCAACGGCTGCCACGGTTGATTGGGGTGCAGCAGGCGCTGCCATTGATCCTGACCGGCAAACAGCTGCGGGCAAAGCAGGCATTGAAACTGGGGATAGTGGATGATGCGGTGCCGCAATCCATTCTGCTGGAAACGGCCGTTGCGCGGGTATTGCAGGGTAAAAAGACTTTGCGAACGCTGCCGTGCCGCGACCGCCTGATGCAGGGGCCGATCGCCAGACATCTGTTGTTCGCGCTGGCAAAACGTCAAACCGACAGCAAAACCCACGGCAACTATCCGGCTGCCGATCGTATTTTGCAGGTGGTGCGCACCGGGCTGGAGCAGGGCAGCAGTGCCGGCCATGAAGCCGAAGCGCGTGCTTTTGGTCAACTGGCGATGACCAGTGAATCCGCCGCGCTACGTGGCCTGTTCTTTGCCTCCACGGCGATGAAGAAAGAAGCCTTTGCCGATGCCGCTCCGCATGAGTTAACGCATATCGGCGTATTAGGTGGCGGTCTGATGGGCGGGGGTATCGCCAGCGTGACGGCGCTCAATGCCGGATTGCCGGTACGTATCCGCGATATCAATCTCAGCGGCATCAACCATGCGTTGCAGTACAGTTGGGATCGGCTGACGCAGCGGCTGAAGCGGCGGCAGATCAATGCTGCCCAGCGTCAGCAGCAGATGGCGTTGATCAGTGGCAGCCAGGATTATCAGGGCTTCGCCCGGCGCGATCTGGTGATTGAGGCGGTATTTGAAGATTTGGCGCTGAAGCAGCAAATGGTGGCAGAAATTGAGTCCCATTGTCAGCCGCATACCGTTTTTGCTTCCAACACCTCATCGCTGCCGATTAGCGCTATTGCGGCCAATGCGCAGCGCCCGGAAAACGTTATCGGCCTGCATTTCTTCAGCCCGGTGGATAAAATGCCGCTGGTGGAGGTGATTCCCCATAGTGGCACCTCGGCGCAGACGCTGGCGACTACGGTGCAACTGGCACGTGAGCTGGGTAAAACCGCGGTGGTGGTGGCGGACCAGCCGGGTTTCTACGTCAACCGCATTCTTGCGCCCTATATAAATGAAGCGATACGTTGCCTGCTGGAAGGTGAGCCGATTGAGCATATTGATCGTGCGCTGGTGAAGTTCGGTTTTCCGGTGGGTCCGTTACAACTGCTGGATGAAGTGGGTATCGACGTCGGCAGTAAAATCAGCCCGATTTTGCAACAGGCATATGGTGAACGTTTCAGCGCCCCGGAAGCGGTTGGGAAGATTCTCGCCGACGATCGCAAAGGGCGTAAGAACGGCAAAGGTTTCTATTTATACCTGCGCAGCCGCTGGCCGACGAAGCGGAAAGCCGATGTGTCGATTTACCGTTTGCTGGGGATTAAACCGCAGGCGCAGCAGAGCGAGCTGCAAATTGCAACGCGCTGCGTGATGATGATGCTGAACGAGGCCGCGCGCTGTCTGGATGAAGGGGTGATCCGTAGCGCGCGCGACGGTGATATTGCTGCCGTGTTCGGTATCGGTTTTCCCCCCTTTCTTGGCGGGCCTTTCCATTATATGGATCAACGCGGGGCCGGGGAGATGGTCAATACATTAAATGCTTTAATGCAGCGTCATGGCGATCGTTTCACCCCTTGTGACGCCCTGATGACGGCGCTACAACAACAAACGAAATTTTACATTTCTGCACAAATTTGA
- the fadI gene encoding acetyl-CoA C-acyltransferase FadI, which yields MSKAQPLLTRQGERIAITHGLRTPFARQASDFHGIPALELGRMVVSELMARSELPIDVIDQLVFGQVVQMPEAPNIAREIVLSSGLSVHTDAYSVSRACATSFQAVANVAESLMAGSIDAGIAGGADSSSVLPIGVSKTLARALVDLNKARRFSQKLQILRRLRPRDLLPVPPAVAEYSTGLRMGDTAEQMAKSHGITREQQDALALRSHQRAARAWESGVLAQEVMPAFVPPWKAPVEQDNNVRFNASAADYARLRPAFDRRHGTVTAANSTPLTDGAAAVILMREGRARELGITPLGYLRSYAFSAIDVWQDMLLGPAYASPLALERAGVSLSDLTLIDMHEAFAAQTLANLKMFNDERFAREVLNRPHALGEVNEERFNVLGGSIAYGHPFAATGARMITQTLQELRRRGGGLGLVTACAAGGLGTAMVLEAE from the coding sequence ATGAGCAAAGCGCAGCCGCTGCTGACGCGTCAGGGCGAACGCATCGCCATAACCCACGGACTCCGTACTCCTTTTGCCCGCCAGGCGAGTGACTTCCATGGCATTCCGGCGCTGGAACTGGGGCGCATGGTGGTGAGTGAACTCATGGCGCGCAGTGAACTGCCGATAGACGTCATCGATCAATTGGTGTTTGGCCAGGTGGTGCAGATGCCGGAGGCCCCGAATATCGCCCGTGAAATCGTGCTGAGCAGCGGCCTGAGTGTGCACACCGATGCTTACAGCGTCAGCCGTGCCTGCGCCACCAGCTTCCAGGCGGTGGCGAATGTGGCGGAAAGCCTGATGGCGGGCAGCATCGATGCCGGGATTGCTGGCGGGGCTGATTCCTCATCCGTGTTGCCGATTGGTGTCAGCAAAACCCTGGCGCGGGCGCTGGTTGATCTCAACAAGGCACGCCGCTTCAGCCAGAAATTACAGATTCTGCGTCGCCTGCGTCCGCGTGACCTGCTGCCGGTGCCACCTGCCGTCGCGGAGTACTCCACCGGCCTGCGCATGGGCGACACTGCGGAGCAGATGGCAAAATCGCACGGCATCACCCGTGAACAACAGGATGCGTTAGCGCTGCGTTCACACCAGCGTGCGGCGCGCGCCTGGGAATCGGGGGTGCTGGCGCAGGAAGTGATGCCCGCCTTTGTGCCACCGTGGAAAGCACCGGTCGAGCAGGACAACAACGTGCGTTTCAACGCCAGTGCGGCGGATTATGCCCGGTTACGTCCGGCATTTGATCGTCGCCACGGCACGGTGACCGCGGCCAACAGCACGCCATTAACCGATGGTGCGGCGGCGGTGATCCTGATGCGTGAAGGCCGCGCCCGCGAGCTGGGCATCACGCCGCTGGGCTATCTGCGCAGCTATGCCTTTAGCGCTATTGATGTCTGGCAGGATATGCTGTTGGGACCGGCGTATGCCTCGCCGCTGGCACTGGAGCGCGCAGGCGTTAGCCTGAGCGACCTGACCTTAATTGATATGCACGAAGCCTTTGCGGCACAGACGCTGGCAAATCTGAAAATGTTCAATGATGAGCGTTTTGCGCGTGAGGTGCTGAACCGCCCACACGCCCTCGGCGAAGTAAATGAAGAACGATTCAACGTGCTGGGCGGCTCGATCGCTTATGGGCATCCTTTTGCCGCCACCGGTGCGCGTATGATCACCCAGACTTTACAGGAACTGCGGCGGCGCGGTGGCGGGCTGGGCCTGGTCACCGCCTGTGCAGCGGGTGGATTAGGGACAGCGATGGTACTGGAGGCCGAATAA
- the aroC gene encoding chorismate synthase, whose product MAGNSIGQFFRVTTFGESHGIALGCIVDGVPPGIPLTEADIQHDLDRRRPGTSRYTTQRREPDQVKILSGVFEGVTTGTSIGLLIENTDQRSQDYSAIKDLFRPGHADYTYEQKYGLRDYRGGGRSSARETAMRVAAGAIAKKYLQMKHGIQVRGYLAQIGDVACELKDWSIVEENPFFCPDADKLEALDELMRALKKEGDSIGAKVTVMAENVPPGLGEPVFDRLDADLAHALMSINAVKGVEIGDGFAVVNQRGSQHRDEIRANGFQSNHAGGILGGISSGQTISANLAMKPTSSITVPGKTITRDGEEVEMITKGRHDPCVGIRAVPIAEAMMAIVLMDHLLRQRAQCADVHSTVPRW is encoded by the coding sequence ATGGCCGGAAACAGCATCGGACAATTTTTTCGCGTTACCACTTTTGGCGAGTCGCACGGTATTGCGCTGGGCTGCATTGTTGATGGCGTGCCCCCCGGCATTCCACTGACCGAAGCGGACATTCAGCACGATCTGGATCGTCGTCGTCCTGGTACGTCACGCTATACCACGCAGCGTCGTGAGCCGGACCAGGTGAAAATTTTGTCTGGTGTGTTTGAAGGCGTCACCACCGGGACGTCAATTGGTCTGCTGATTGAGAACACCGACCAGCGTTCACAGGACTACAGCGCCATTAAAGACCTGTTCCGTCCTGGCCATGCGGATTACACCTACGAACAAAAATATGGCCTGCGCGATTACCGTGGTGGTGGCCGTTCTTCGGCGCGCGAAACGGCGATGCGTGTGGCGGCGGGTGCCATCGCGAAAAAATACCTGCAGATGAAGCACGGTATTCAGGTACGTGGCTATCTGGCACAGATTGGCGATGTGGCCTGCGAGCTGAAGGACTGGAGCATCGTGGAAGAAAACCCGTTCTTCTGCCCGGATGCTGACAAACTGGAAGCGCTGGATGAACTGATGCGCGCGCTGAAAAAAGAAGGCGATTCCATCGGTGCCAAAGTGACGGTGATGGCGGAAAACGTGCCACCGGGTCTGGGCGAGCCGGTATTTGATCGCCTGGATGCGGATCTGGCGCACGCGCTGATGAGCATCAATGCGGTGAAAGGGGTGGAAATTGGCGACGGCTTCGCGGTGGTTAACCAGCGTGGCAGCCAGCATCGTGATGAAATCCGCGCCAATGGTTTCCAGAGCAACCATGCGGGCGGCATTCTCGGCGGTATCAGTAGTGGCCAGACCATCAGCGCCAACCTGGCGATGAAACCGACCTCAAGCATCACCGTGCCGGGCAAAACCATCACCCGCGATGGCGAAGAAGTTGAGATGATTACCAAAGGTCGTCACGATCCTTGCGTAGGTATCCGTGCAGTGCCGATTGCCGAAGCGATGATGGCGATCGTGCTGATGGATCACCTGCTGCGCCAGCGGGCGCAGTGTGCTGATGTTCATTCCACTGTTCCGCGCTGGTAA
- the smrB gene encoding endonuclease SmrB, whose translation MSKKTPLSQDDQALFRQLMSGTRKMKQDTIVHKPVVKTREVPLKRLLSEQADNSHYFSDEFQPLLSSDGPMRYVRADVSHYELKKLRRGDYTPEIFLDLHGLTQMQAKQELGALIAACRREHLFCASVMTGHGKHILKQQTPLWLAQHPWVMAFHQAPKMFGGDAALLVLIEVEEWQPPELP comes from the coding sequence ATGAGTAAGAAGACGCCGCTAAGCCAGGACGATCAGGCGCTGTTTCGCCAGTTAATGAGCGGAACGCGCAAAATGAAACAGGACACCATCGTGCATAAACCGGTGGTGAAAACACGCGAAGTCCCGTTGAAAAGGTTGCTTTCCGAGCAGGCCGACAACAGCCATTACTTCTCTGATGAGTTTCAGCCTCTGCTGTCCAGTGACGGTCCGATGCGCTACGTGCGCGCGGATGTCAGCCATTATGAGCTGAAAAAACTGCGGCGCGGCGACTATACCCCGGAAATTTTTCTCGATCTGCACGGCTTAACCCAGATGCAGGCCAAGCAGGAACTGGGCGCGCTGATTGCCGCCTGTCGTCGTGAGCATCTGTTTTGCGCCAGCGTGATGACCGGCCACGGCAAACACATCCTCAAGCAGCAAACGCCGCTGTGGCTGGCACAACATCCGTGGGTGATGGCATTTCATCAGGCACCGAAAATGTTTGGCGGCGACGCCGCGTTACTGGTGCTGATTGAAGTTGAAGAGTGGCAACCGCCAGAGCTGCCATAA
- a CDS encoding YfcZ/YiiS family protein, giving the protein MTDAIKNCSANETAACCCVDVGTVMDNTDCAASWSGLFADRHAAEAMLKHLTDRARQVESDPCDIRSRFVEEAAGVRLNIDFTFACQAEALIFQLGLR; this is encoded by the coding sequence ATGACTGATGCCATTAAAAACTGTAGTGCGAACGAGACAGCAGCCTGCTGCTGTGTGGATGTTGGCACCGTCATGGATAACACCGACTGCGCTGCAAGCTGGTCCGGCTTGTTTGCTGACCGCCACGCGGCGGAAGCGATGCTCAAACATTTAACTGATCGGGCGCGCCAGGTCGAATCCGATCCCTGCGATATCCGCTCACGCTTTGTTGAAGAAGCCGCCGGTGTGCGCCTGAATATTGATTTCACCTTTGCCTGCCAGGCAGAAGCACTGATCTTCCAGCTCGGCCTGCGTTAA
- the prmB gene encoding 50S ribosomal protein L3 N(5)-glutamine methyltransferase — MDKIFVDEAVNELHTIQDMLRWAVSRFSAAGIWYGHGTDNPWDEAVQLVLPTLWLPLDIPEDMRHARLTASERHRIVERVIRRVNERIPVAYLTNKAWFCGHEFYVDERVLVPRSPIGELIENRFAGLISDNPAHILDMCTGSGCIAIACAYAFPEAEVDAVDISTDALAVAERNIEEHGLLNHVTPIRADLFRGLPGVKYDLIVTNPPYVDAEDMDDLPGEYRHEPELGLAAGSDGLKLVRRILACAPDYLSEQGVLICEVGNSMVHMIEQYPDVPFTWLEFDNGGDGVFMLTRQQIVDAQHHFSFYKD; from the coding sequence GTGGACAAAATTTTCGTCGATGAGGCAGTCAATGAACTGCACACCATTCAGGATATGCTGCGCTGGGCTGTCAGCCGTTTCTCTGCGGCCGGTATCTGGTATGGCCACGGCACAGACAACCCCTGGGACGAAGCGGTACAACTGGTCCTGCCCACCCTCTGGCTGCCGCTTGATATCCCGGAAGACATGCGCCATGCGCGCCTGACGGCCAGCGAACGTCATCGCATCGTGGAGCGTGTGATTCGCCGCGTGAACGAGCGCATTCCGGTAGCGTATCTCACCAATAAAGCCTGGTTCTGCGGCCACGAATTTTATGTTGATGAGCGCGTGCTGGTGCCGCGTTCACCGATTGGTGAATTGATTGAAAACCGTTTCGCCGGGCTGATTAGCGATAATCCTGCGCATATTCTCGACATGTGTACCGGCAGCGGTTGCATCGCCATCGCCTGTGCTTATGCTTTCCCGGAAGCCGAAGTGGACGCGGTGGATATCTCCACTGACGCGCTGGCGGTGGCGGAACGTAATATTGAAGAACACGGTTTGCTTAATCATGTGACGCCGATCCGTGCCGATCTGTTCCGTGGTCTGCCGGGCGTGAAATACGATCTGATCGTCACCAACCCGCCGTACGTCGATGCGGAAGATATGGACGATCTGCCGGGTGAATATCGCCACGAGCCGGAGCTGGGCCTGGCGGCAGGCAGCGATGGCCTGAAGCTGGTGCGCCGCATCCTCGCCTGCGCGCCGGATTACCTGAGCGAGCAGGGCGTATTGATTTGTGAAGTGGGTAACAGCATGGTGCATATGATCGAGCAATATCCCGATGTGCCCTTTACCTGGCTGGAGTTTGACAACGGTGGCGACGGCGTATTTATGCTGACCCGTCAGCAGATCGTTGATGCTCAGCATCACTTCTCTTTCTACAAAGACTAA
- the sixA gene encoding phosphohistidine phosphatase SixA, with product MQVFIMRHGDAALEAASDSVRPLTICGCDESRQMASWLNGQALDIERVLVSPYLRAGQTLATVREALPLPAEQDVLPELTPGGDPGLVACYLQTLANEGVKSVLVISHLPLVGYLVSELCPQETPPMFATSAIACVNFDPAACEGKLEWQVSPSKLAKAM from the coding sequence ATGCAAGTTTTTATCATGCGTCATGGCGATGCGGCTCTGGAAGCAGCAAGTGATTCAGTCAGGCCACTCACGATTTGTGGATGTGACGAATCACGCCAGATGGCGAGCTGGCTTAACGGCCAGGCGCTGGATATCGAACGGGTGCTGGTCAGCCCCTATCTGCGTGCCGGGCAAACCCTCGCAACGGTACGCGAAGCTCTGCCTCTGCCGGCAGAGCAGGACGTGTTGCCAGAGCTGACGCCAGGGGGCGATCCGGGGCTGGTGGCCTGCTATTTGCAGACGCTGGCGAACGAAGGGGTGAAATCGGTACTGGTGATTTCGCATCTGCCGCTGGTGGGATATCTGGTTTCTGAACTCTGCCCGCAGGAAACACCACCGATGTTTGCTACCTCGGCGATTGCCTGCGTCAATTTTGACCCGGCAGCCTGTGAAGGTAAGCTGGAGTGGCAGGTCAGTCCATCCAAACTGGCTAAAGCGATGTAA